A single genomic interval of Methanocella sp. harbors:
- a CDS encoding HEAT repeat domain-containing protein, which produces MSNEQDFSGLIQALASENKRFEAAEKLIDAGSSAVEPLVSALKFDNWRVRGNAAWTLGEIGDARAVNGLVEALDDSVPEVRATAGRALVNIGRPSIGPLLKLIEKRDCRAKGLVSCILSCLGVDEAQRSIPKPA; this is translated from the coding sequence ATGAGTAACGAGCAAGACTTTTCCGGGCTCATCCAGGCCCTTGCTTCCGAGAATAAGCGCTTTGAGGCCGCGGAAAAGCTGATAGATGCAGGAAGTAGTGCCGTAGAGCCGCTGGTGTCCGCCCTGAAATTCGACAACTGGAGGGTGCGGGGCAATGCGGCATGGACTCTGGGGGAGATTGGCGATGCCCGCGCAGTGAACGGGCTGGTCGAAGCGCTCGACGACAGTGTCCCGGAAGTGCGGGCGACCGCGGGCCGCGCGCTGGTCAACATCGGCAGGCCGTCCATCGGGCCACTGCTGAAGCTCATTGAAAAAAGGGATTGTAGGGCAAAAGGCCTGGTATCATGTATCCTCTCATGCCTGGGCGTTGACGAAGCCCAGCGCTCCATTCCGAAGCCGGCTTAA
- a CDS encoding DUF2769 domain-containing protein has protein sequence MTTPPENDENMSECICDGCPSFPGQGDKKQYCGHGKSPLKVNMEGCICPAGCPVYSKYKLNGMYYCVYGKAK, from the coding sequence ATGACGACCCCACCCGAAAACGACGAGAACATGAGTGAATGCATCTGCGACGGCTGCCCGAGCTTCCCGGGCCAGGGCGATAAGAAGCAGTACTGCGGCCACGGCAAGAGCCCTTTAAAAGTCAACATGGAAGGCTGCATTTGCCCGGCCGGCTGCCCGGTATATTCAAAATATAAGCTGAACGGGATGTATTATTGCGTCTACGGTAAGGCCAAATAA
- a CDS encoding radical SAM protein — MERYLNILKGAPARHILLKSVAVDPGFRSLNDRELWRLHDERIAEYREKNGRYASFEKFPERKKPSLLDVKAELAARIMEHCYFCEIRCGANRYKRPGACGVDYTSHYYSEFLHHGEERELVPSHTIFFEGCTFACAYCQNWTIATEIRGRQVYPKVLAEVIEVRHKEGSKNVNLVGGDPTPHLHTILEVMNYVNSNIPVVWNSNMYITPESMLLLEGVVDVYLGDFRYGDDEHASRYSSGANYWAVTTRAFLDAKAQADVLVRQLVLPGHVECCTKPIVEWCARNLGKNVRFNLMFQYFPEYRAHAFPEINRMLNSAEIARAREIVREAGLTNLA, encoded by the coding sequence ATGGAACGCTATTTAAATATTTTAAAGGGCGCCCCGGCCCGCCATATTCTGCTCAAGAGCGTGGCCGTTGACCCGGGCTTCAGGTCGCTCAACGACCGGGAGCTATGGCGGCTTCACGACGAAAGGATCGCCGAGTACCGCGAGAAGAACGGGCGGTATGCGTCGTTCGAAAAGTTCCCGGAGCGCAAAAAGCCTTCTCTTTTAGACGTTAAGGCCGAGCTGGCCGCCCGTATCATGGAGCACTGCTACTTTTGCGAGATACGCTGCGGCGCTAACCGGTATAAGCGGCCGGGCGCCTGCGGAGTGGACTATACGTCTCACTATTATTCGGAATTCCTGCACCACGGCGAGGAGCGCGAGCTCGTCCCGTCGCATACGATCTTTTTCGAGGGCTGCACCTTCGCCTGTGCCTATTGCCAGAACTGGACCATCGCCACGGAGATCCGGGGACGCCAGGTGTACCCGAAGGTGCTTGCCGAAGTCATCGAGGTCCGCCATAAAGAGGGTAGTAAGAACGTGAACTTAGTGGGCGGAGACCCCACGCCCCATCTGCATACGATACTCGAAGTCATGAATTACGTGAACTCAAATATCCCGGTGGTCTGGAATTCAAACATGTATATAACACCCGAATCCATGCTCCTGCTGGAAGGCGTCGTGGACGTATATCTTGGCGATTTTCGCTACGGTGACGACGAGCACGCATCCCGCTACTCCAGCGGCGCCAATTACTGGGCGGTCACCACCCGGGCCTTTCTTGATGCAAAGGCCCAGGCCGATGTCCTGGTCAGGCAGCTCGTTCTCCCGGGCCACGTGGAGTGCTGCACGAAGCCCATCGTGGAATGGTGCGCCAGGAACCTGGGGAAGAACGTGCGCTTTAATTTAATGTTCCAGTATTTCCCCGAATACCGGGCTCACGCTTTCCCGGAGATCAATCGCATGCTGAACAGTGCAGAGATAGCCCGGGCCAGGGAGATCGTGAGAGAGGCCGGGCTCACGAATCTCGCCTGA